GGTTCGGTGACTGCTCTGGGGTGTCCCGGGTTCGACGTAGCCGCGATTTCTGGGATCGTCAGGCTGCTGTCGTTGGTTCATGTCGAGCTTCGAACTCGACGGGTGTGAGCATTCCTAGCGCGGAGTGTCGCCGCTGGCGGTTGTGGAACACCTCGAGGTACTCGAAGATCGCCGTGGCGAGCTCGACGCGGGTGCTCCAGCGTCGACGGTTGAGGAGCTCGACCTGCATTCGGCTCCAGAACGACTCGATCATCGCGTTGTCGTAGCAATCGCCCTTCGAGCCCATCGATGGCAGCAGCCCCGAGTCGATCGCCCGGCGGGTGAACGCCCACGACGTGAACTGGGTGCCCTGGTCGCTGTGGATCACGGTCGTGCCCTCCGCTGGCCGGCGGCCGTCGATGGCCATGCCGAGCGCGTTCGTGACCAGCGCGGCGTTCGGTGACGAGTCGATCGACCAGCCCACGACTCGCCGGGACCAGGCGTCGAGGACCACGCAGCAGTACACCTTGCCTTCGCGGGTCGGATGTTCGGTGATGTCGGTGTGAATCGGCCTGGGATCCGCGGGTGCTCCTGAACTTGGAAACGAGGATGAGAGCATGGCAACCAAGAGCGATGGGCGGCGGAGGCCGCAGAAGTACCCGGACGAGCTGCGTGAGCGAGCGGTCCGGATGGTGCAGGAGATCCGTCGTGAGACCGGCGAGTCCCACGGGGTGATCACTCGGGTGGCCCGGGAGCTCGGCGTGGGCACGGAGTCGTTGCGGGGCTGGGTCAACCGCGCCGACATCGACTCGGGCAGGCGTCCGGGCACGACCACGGCCGATGCCGAGAAGATCGCGAAGCTCGAGCGCGAAGTGAAGGAGCTTCGCCGGGCCAACGACATTCTCAAGGCGGCATCGGTTTTCTTCGCGACCGAGCTCGACGGTCCCCGGAGGAGGTAAGGCCGCTGACCTCTGAGGAGGTTGCTGCGGTTGTTGAGTTCATCGACGCCCACCGGACCAAGGAGTCCGGTGGGCTGCGATGGGGGGTCGAGCCGATCTGCGCAGTGTTGGAGATCGCCCCCACCACCTACTGGTCGGCCAAGACCCGGCCACCGTGTAAGCGGAAGATCCGAGACGCCGAGCTGGGACCTGTGATCGAGAAGATCTGGACCGACAACTACTCCGTCTACGGCCGCCGCAAGCTCGCCAAGGCGGTCCGCCGAGCCGGGCTCGATGTTGGCCGTGACCAGGTTGCCCGGCTGATGCGCGAGCACGGGATCCGAGGAGCGTCGCGTGAGAAGAAGCGCTTCACCACCCACGCTGATCCGGCCGCGGTCCGCGCCCCGGATCTGGTGAAGCGGAACTTCACAGCCGACGCTCCCGACCGTCTGTGGGTGGCGGACTTCACCTACTGCTCGACGTGGTCCGGTGTGGTCTACGTGGCGTTCGTGATCGACGTGTTCTCCCGGCGGATCGTCGGCTGGAAAGCAGCACGCACCATGCACGCCAGCCTCGTGGTCGACGCACTGGACATGGCCGCCTGGGCCCGCCGGGGATCGAGCCTCGAGGGCCTGATCTGCCACCACGACGCCGGGTCGCAATACACGTCCATCGCCCACACCGACCGCGTCGCCGAGCTCGGAGCCCGAGCCTCGATCGGCACCGTCGGCGACAGCTTCGATAACGCGATGGCCGAAGCGGTCAACGCGCTCTACAAGACCGAGCTCCACCGCAACCCCGCCGCCCTGGCCGCCAACGGCGGCCACTGGAAGGGCCTCGACGACCTCGAGATCGCCACCTGCCGCTGGGTCTCCTGGTTCAACGAGAACCGCCTCCACAGCGAGCTCGGAGACGCCACCCCAGCAGAGGTCGAAGCAGCCCACTACCGTGCCCTCGCTCAGGCCGACGCGGCCTGAGAAAACCAACCCGACGAGCACCCGTCAAACCCAGGCCGAATCAGTGACCCACAGCTCGTTCGCCTGCGAGCGGCCGAAGTCGCGGGTCACCAGATCCGATGAGGTCGCCACGTTCGCGACCCGTCGGAACTTGGGCCGGCCGGTGATGCCTTGCAGACCGGCTCGGCGCATCAACAGCTCGACGGCGTTGTGGCCCACCGCGATGCCGTGACCCATCGTGAGCTCGGCATGGACCCTCCGTGCGCCGTAGGTGCCACGCGAGTCGAGGTGGACCTGGCGGATCGCGTCGGTCAGCCAGGCATGGCGAACCGACCGCGCTGACGGCGCTCGTTTGCGCCGCTGGAAGAACCCCGAGACCGAGATCCCGAGCACTCGACACGAGGTCTGCACCGGCAGGCCCTCGGCGGCCATCACGTCGGCGGCCGCGAACCGCCTTTTGGGTCCGCCGACTCCTTCAGGAGCTCGCTGGCTCGCCGGTGCACCGCCAGCTCCGACTCGAGCTCGCGGATCTTCTTGCGGGCAGCGGCCAGTTCGGCACGCTCGCCGGTGCTCAGCCCCGGCTCCACGCCCCGGTCAACACGGTCCTGGCGACGCCAGTTGTAGACCGTCTGATCCGAGATCCCGAGATCCCTGGCGATGTCCGCTATCGGCCGTCCAGCGTCGACCAGATCAAGTACCCGACGCCGGAACTCGGCCGGGTATCCCTTCCTTCCCATGGTGTCCTCCTAGAGGACAACACCCCAAGAATCCAAGAATCCCGACTCCGCCGAACCCGGGGCAGACCATGTGGCGTTGGCCTTGGCGGACCGCGGCGTCGAGGTCCTGGCGCATTGCGCCACGCTTATGAGCGCGCCTGTCGTACTGCAGATGATCCAGCGGAACGCCAGCTCGGGCGCGAAAGGGCCCAGGCAGCGCCGCCAGCCGGCGTTCCAAGCCGTCTCAACTGCCCCGTTGCTACGGTCCGAGAGCCCGCGGGAGGGGGTCTGTCAGTTCAGCGTGGTGCGGGGGGTCGAGGCGACTGGGCCCGACCGCTCCGCGGGGCGCGATCGTCTCGTGCGGTGGCGGACTACGGGAGCTTGGACGCGAGGACGTCGGCCGGCAGGATCTCGGGCGCTGCGCCGAGGAGCTGCTGGTTGGCCATCAGGGCTTCGACGATGGCGCCGTTGGCGTGGGTGTCGCGAGCGGACTCGTCGGGAAATGCGTCGAAGATCCAGAAGGTGTCGGGGTGGGTTCGGACCGCGAACCAGACGATCGTTCCTTCTTCATCGTTGGCGAGTTCGACAGCGCTGGCGAGCAGATCGCCGAGCGCGTCGTGCTGTCCATCGGCCGCGACGATCTTGGCGACGAAGGCGTACGGGAGTGATGTGGGTGTGGACACGGTGGTCTCCTTGCTTGCGGGGTTGTTCGTATGAGGAGTCCAACGTACGACAAGCAAGGGGGCGGTGGGGAGTGGCGCATACGGCAGCATTGCTACCGTTCACGCCATGCGTTTCGGACTGATCGCGCTCGATGGCTGCTTCGGCTCGGCGGTCGCGTCGGTGATCGACATCGTGCGGGTGGCCGACGGAGTCCGCGGCGATGTCGACCCACACATCGACCCGATCGAACTCGCCATCATCGGACCGAAGCGACGGGTGACCACGACGACATCGATGACCCTGTCGGTGGAGCACCCGCTGTCCGAGTCCGGCGACTTCGACGTCGTCATCGTCCCTGCGCTTGGAACCCTCACCGCCGCCGCCACCAACGACGCGCTGCAGAGCCGAAATGCTCGTTCGGTCATCGAGTCACTCGCGCGGCTCGACGACGCGACCACCCAGATCGCTGCGGCGTGTACCGGCGTGTTCACCGTCGCCGAGACCGGACGGATGCACCACCGGCGGGCGACGACCAGCTGGTTCCTGGGGCCCGAGTTCCGAACGCG
This window of the Acidimicrobiales bacterium genome carries:
- a CDS encoding IS3 family transposase, producing the protein MLSSSFPSSGAPADPRPIHTDITEHPTREGKVYCCVVLDAWSRRVVGWSIDSSPNAALVTNALGMAIDGRRPAEGTTVIHSDQGTQFTSWAFTRRAIDSGLLPSMGSKGDCYDNAMIESFWSRMQVELLNRRRWSTRVELATAIFEYLEVFHNRQRRHSALGMLTPVEFEARHEPTTAA
- a CDS encoding IS3 family transposase (programmed frameshift), with product MATKSDGRRRPQKYPDELRERAVRMVQEIRRETGESHGVITRVARELGVGTESLRGWVNRADIDSGRRPGTTTADAEKIAKLEREVKELRRANDILKAASVFFATGARRSPEEVRPLTSEEVAAVVEFIDAHRTKESGGLRWGVEPICAVLEIAPTTYWSAKTRPPCKRKIRDAELGPVIEKIWTDNYSVYGRRKLAKAVRRAGLDVGRDQVARLMREHGIRGASREKKRFTTHADPAAVRAPDLVKRNFTADAPDRLWVADFTYCSTWSGVVYVAFVIDVFSRRIVGWKAARTMHASLVVDALDMAAWARRGSSLEGLICHHDAGSQYTSIAHTDRVAELGARASIGTVGDSFDNAMAEAVNALYKTELHRNPAALAANGGHWKGLDDLEIATCRWVSWFNENRLHSELGDATPAEVEAAHYRALAQADAA
- a CDS encoding IS3 family transposase is translated as MQTSCRVLGISVSGFFQRRKRAPSARSVRHAWLTDAIRQVHLDSRGTYGARRVHAELTMGHGIAVGHNAVELLMRRAGLQGITGRPKFRRVANVATSSDLVTRDFGRSQANELWVTDSAWV
- a CDS encoding transposase; this encodes MGRKGYPAEFRRRVLDLVDAGRPIADIARDLGISDQTVYNWRRQDRVDRGVEPGLSTGERAELAAARKKIRELESELAVHRRASELLKESADPKGGSRPPT
- a CDS encoding antibiotic biosynthesis monooxygenase — protein: MSTPTSLPYAFVAKIVAADGQHDALGDLLASAVELANDEEGTIVWFAVRTHPDTFWIFDAFPDESARDTHANGAIVEALMANQQLLGAAPEILPADVLASKLP